The window GCCTCGGCGTCGGTGGACAGCGCGGCGATGAAGGCCTCCTGCGGGACCTCCACGCGGCCGACCATCTTCATCCGCTTCTTGCCTTCCTTCTGCTTCTCCAGCAGCTTGCGCTTGCGCGAGATGTCACCGCCGTAGCACTTGGCGAGAACGTCCTTGCGGATCGCGCGGACCGTCTCACGGGCGATCACCCGGGAGCCGATGGCGGCCTGGATCGGCACCTCGAACTGCTGGCGCGGGATCAGCTTCTGCAGCTTGCCGGCCATCATCACGCCGTAGTTGTAGGCCTTGTCCTTGTGCACGATCGCGGAGAACGCGTCCACCGCGTCGCCGTGCAGCAGGATGTCGACCTTGACCAGCTGGGCGCTCTGCTCGCCGATGGGCTCGTAGTCGAAGGAGCCGTAGCCGCGGGTCTTGGACTTCAACTGGTCGAAGAAGTCGAAGACGATCTCGGCGAGCGGCAGGGTGTAGCGCAGCTCGACGCGGTCCTCGGAGAGGTAGTCCATGCCCTGGAGGTTGCCGCGACGGGCCTGGCAGAGCTCCATGATGGCGCCGACGAACTCGTTCGGCGCCAGGATGGTGCCGCGCACGACCGGCTCGTAGACCTCGGCGAGCTTCCCGGTCGGGAACTCGCTGGGGTTGGTGACGGTGTGCTCGGTGCCGTCCTCCATCACGACGCGGTAGACCACGTTCGGGGCGGTGGAGATCAGGTCGAGGTTGAACTCGCGCTCCAGGCGCTCCCGGATGATCTCCAGGTGCAGCAGGCCGAGGAAGCCGCAGCGGTAGCCGAAGCCGAGGGCGACCGAGGTCTCCGGCTCGTAGACCAGCGCGGCGTCGTTCAGGCGCAGCTTGTCGAGGGCGTCGCGCAGCAGCGGGTAGTCCGAGCCGTCCAGCGGGTACAGGCCGGAGAAGACCATCGGACGCGGGTCCTTGTAGCCGCCCAGCGCCTCGGTCGCACCCTTGTGCATCGAGGTGATGGTGTCACCGACCTTGGACTGCCGGACGTCCTTCACCCCGGTGATGATGTAGCCGACCTCGCCGACGCCCAGGCCGTCGGCGACCTTCG of the Kitasatospora sp. NBC_01246 genome contains:
- the lepA gene encoding translation elongation factor 4; the protein is MPATPSNVPEPSRTDPALIRNFCIIAHIDHGKSTLADRMLQITGVVDPRQMRAQYLDRMDIERERGITIKSQAVRLPWAPKTGPNAGSTHILNMIDTPGHVDFTYEVSRSLAACEGTVLVVDAAQGIEAQTLANLYLALENDLTIVPVLNKIDLPAAQPEKYAAEIAHIIGCDPDDVLKVSAKTGLGVEELLDHLVDRIPAPVGVKDAPARAMIFDSVYDSYRGVVTYVRVVDGQLTKRERIAMMSTGATHELLEIGVISPEPKVADGLGVGEVGYIITGVKDVRQSKVGDTITSMHKGATEALGGYKDPRPMVFSGLYPLDGSDYPLLRDALDKLRLNDAALVYEPETSVALGFGYRCGFLGLLHLEIIRERLEREFNLDLISTAPNVVYRVVMEDGTEHTVTNPSEFPTGKLAEVYEPVVRGTILAPNEFVGAIMELCQARRGNLQGMDYLSEDRVELRYTLPLAEIVFDFFDQLKSKTRGYGSFDYEPIGEQSAQLVKVDILLHGDAVDAFSAIVHKDKAYNYGVMMAGKLQKLIPRQQFEVPIQAAIGSRVIARETVRAIRKDVLAKCYGGDISRKRKLLEKQKEGKKRMKMVGRVEVPQEAFIAALSTDAEAPKEKK